DNA from Thermococcus sp. LS1:
TAGCTCTGGGGCAGAGATAAGCGACGACATCAGAGAGAAGGTCGACGAAATGGTCAAGAAGTGGATTGAGGACGGCAAGGCGACGCTTGTCCCGGGAGTGCTCTTCATCGACGAGGTTCACATGCTCGACATTGAGGCCTTCTCGTTCCTCGCGAGGGCCATGGAGAGCGAGTTAGCACCGATACTGATACTGGCCACCAACCGCGGAAGGACGAAGATTAGAGGAACGGACCTCGAGGCCCCGCACGGCATACCGATAGATATGCTCGACAGGCTGCTCATAATCAACACCGAGCCCTACAAGAGGGACGAAATCCGCGAGATAGTCAAGATTCGTGCAAGGGAAGAGAAGATTGACATAAGCGAGGAGGCGATTGAGTACCTGGCAGAGCTCGGCGAGAAGACCAGCTTGCGCTATGCCGTCCAGCTGCTCGCTCCCGCCAGTGTCTTAGCGAGGGGCGGAAGGGTGGAGAGAGAGCACGTAGAAAAAGCTAAAGAGTACTTCGCCGACCTCAGGAGAAGCATAGAGTTCGTCGAGAAGCTGGAAGGAATGCTCCAGTGATTCCTTATCTTCTCTTCTCCCCCATTGTCTCTATGAGCCTTCTGCACAGCTTGATGTGGAACATGAACTCGTGGTAGTTTCTGTTCTGCTCCGGGAAGATTACCTTCAGCTCGTTGAGCCCCCGCTTGCCGCCAAATTCCCCGAAGATTGTAACCCCGTTTACCTCGACGACGCCAAAAACAGCGGCGAGGTTGAAGATGAGCGTCCTCAGCTGGTAGGCTGAAACTTCGTGCCTCCCGAGCTCTGCCGTTGGATATTCGAAGAGGAAGTACTCCAGCCCTTCTATCTTGGCCACATCCGTTATCGCTATGTCCGCCGTCAGGAAGACGAGGAGGGTCGGTGTCATCTCGTCGTAGCGCTTGAGGGACTTGATAATGATCTCGTCGTTGTTGTGGGCGAGCTCATTGACGCTTTCTGCTATGATTATCCTGTCTTTCAGCCTCTCAAACTCTTTTAGGGCAATGTATGCAGCCTTTCGAGACTTCTTGACGCGCCGGTTGCTGAACTCTTTGAGCAGGTGGGCGTTCTTGACTGCTTTCCTCATCTCGCTCAGCTGACCGTGGCGGTATTTGTAGTTCATTGAGTTCTCTATCTCCTTTTGCACCCCCTCTGCGACGACTATCTGGTAGCCGTCGAGCGGCCGGAAGCCCGAGATAAAGCGGTGGTAGAAGAGATTAGTGTCGGGAGCGAAGGCAACCCCTTTGCGGAGGTACTTGTAAAGCTCGAGGCTCTTCATGAACTCGTTTATGTTGTCGTAGCGCAGGATTCCAGCCGAGATGAATGCCTCGTAGAAGTCGCTGTATGTCGGCAGTTCGTAGGATAGGTGTTCTGGAACGGCCTCGTTGAACTCATGGCGGTCAACTAAAACGTCCAGTTTGTAGCCTTTCTCGCTTGGTTCTGCCCTGAATAGGGGAAGTTCGTAGAGGGGGTAGCTTACCACTATCTCTGGCAAGATATTGATGAGCACCTGAAGCTCGGGCTTCTCGATTATTTCATAGCTCGACGACATTCCCATCACCGAGGAAGTTCTTGAGGCGCTGCATATGCTTCGGGATCATCATATAGGGCCTGTCCGGAAAATCCATGTCCAGCAGGGCCATGTAGATTATCCTGTCGACCGGAAAATCCCTTATCTGAACCACTGCTGCCGTTGCGAGGGCCTTCCTTCCCGAGGTTATGTCGAGCCCGATAGTGTATCCCTCTTCTTCAAGCCTCTGGAAGAGCTCCTTGAACTTCTTATCTGCCTCGAGAAAGCTGTTGTTGGGTATCACGACGGTCTCTATCTCAGGGTTGAAGTTGTAGGCCTGCGAGATAACCTTTATGGCCTCCACAACTTTGGGCAGCTTTTTCCGGTAGACTTCCTCCGTAAAGATGAAGACCTTTCTTGGCTTCCTGTTCCTTGAAACAACGGCATAGTAGGTGTTTACGAGCGCCCATTCCGAGCGACCGAGCAAAGTTACGTAGGCTATCTTTCTCGGATTTATCATGCAAAATTCCCCCATGCGAAGGCGATTACTCCGTAGACGAACGCCATCAGAAATGGTCTAAGGGTTATCTTCCCCTCAACGGCTTTATGGGCAAGAGTGAATGGCACAAGCGGGAGGATGAAATACTCCACGCCGTAGGTTTCTATCCCGAGGCCTCCGAGGATAAAGAGAATGAGCAGAGCTTCGAAAACACCCGCTGGGAGTGTCAGTACTGTAAGGAGAACTAAATCCGCAGTTTTATCTTTCTCTTTTATGCCCGGGATCGCGACAATCCAGAGGAGGAAAACCAGAACGAGGAAGTGGAGCAGGAGTTCCTCGAATGTGACATCTATCAGCGGCTCGCCCTTGGCGGGCAGGTAGTAGAACCAGGCCGCTCCAAAGGAATAAACAAGGGACATCAGGATAGACACTCCCCACTTCATTCGAGGGAAGCCTTTCTCATTCTCCATGCTTCCACCTCATTCAACTAACAGCATCCCGTACAAAACGCTTTCGGAGAAGTCTATCTCCACCAGCCTGCTGATCTCTATGCCGATAGCATCTACCGACGGTCTCACTTTCGTTGGCATCCTGCAGGGCTCTCCCCTCTCAAAGGGGCAGTCGTCACAGAGGTTGCAGCTGCCGGGGAAGAGTGCCATCGCGTACATCTTGCCCTCCCTGAAGAGCTCCTCTTCGCGCTTGAGAAGGTGCAGGATGGCCTTTCTCTTCTCGGCTTCAAAATCGTCCATGTCAATTTCAAACTTTATGATGAGAGCCTTTCTGAAGTGGCTCACCCACTCCCTGGCTTCCCTCCAGTCCGGGACATGCGGGGGACAGCTCGGCCTCTTCCCGTACATGGGACAGGTCATGCACTTCCAGACGGGTCTTGGTGAAACAACTATCTCACCCGCGTTAATTTCTCTCTCCCAGAGCACCCTCATAGAGCATCGAATGTGATACTCTTGGGAGACTTAAAACCTTAGCCGTAAGGTGGTGGACTGCTGTTGTCATTAACAAATCTTTGGGCCAAAACATTTTTACGTTTGAAAACCTATTCACTGACATGAGGATAGCCGCGCTCGTGCTGGTTTCGGTTTTACTGCTCTCAGCCGGTGGGTGTCTATCCCCCAATAACGAAGATGGGGGTGTGAGAATGGATTTGGAGATAGGCTCTGTCTTCCACAACGGGGATTTCATCCCGGTGGAATTCACCTGCGACGGAGAAAACGTAAACCCACCGATATTCATTGGCCACATCGACCCAAGGGCCAAGAGCCTTGTGATTATAGTTGATGATCCCGACGCTCCCGGAGGGACCTTCACTCACTGGATAGCCTGGAACATCCCTCCGCTCGGCGAGATACAAAGAGGCGTCCCACCAATGGGAGAAGTCGATGCCCCAATCCACGTCGTCCAGGGAGTGAATGACTTCGGAAAGATAGGTTATAGTGGACCATGTCCACCGAGGGGACACGGGGTGCACCACTATCACTTCAAGGTCTATGCTCTTGACACGGAACTCAACCTCAAGCCCGGGGCAACGAGAAGAGAGTTGGAAAAGGCCATGGAGGGTCACGTTATCCAGTGGGGAGAGCTGGTAGGCCTCTACGAAAGAAAATAAAAGTCATGGGTAGAGCAGTTTCACCACGAGATTTATTGCACTCTGAAGTGCGGACAGGAAGTTCAGGGTAAAGAATATCCAATCTCCTATTATATAGGAGTATATCGTCAGCAGTGTTGCCGCTACAACGTAGATTACGATAAACTTCAGGTTCAACGGGCAGTGCTTTTTCTTCACGGTCTCGATGGTTTGAGGTAGCCACGAGCTGACCAGCAGTAGCATTCCCAGGAGTCCTATTATCTCTCCACCGTTCATTTTCTCTCACCCGACCGGGAAACGGGCGAGCCTAAAAAAGCCTTGTGGATGGATAGATGTTAAAACTGAGGAGTAGAAACTCAGAAATAGACAGGTTTAAGCTAAAGCTGGCTCGCGAGCCTTGACATAGCCCAGGTTTTAACGTCCTCATCGAGTATGCCGTTGATGATCTCCATGGCCTCAGAGACCTTACCAGCCTTGGCAAGTGCTAAAGCTACCTCTGCCTCAACCTTGGAGCGGTTCGAGAGGTCGGTTATGTACTTGGATATCCTCATGGCTTCCTCAGGTTTTCCCATGTTCAGGAACTCAAAGGCAAGGCTCATTAGTGCCTTGGTACTCTCCTCGTGGTTGTCTATATCGAGGGCGGCTTTTACTGCCCTCTCCAGCGCCTCTCTATACTCTGCCCCCCTCTTTGCCAACTCGATCGCGATGTGGGAGAAAGCCTTCGAGCGGATGGCCTTGTCGGGTATTCCATCCGCCATCTTGAAGGCCTCTTCGATATTTCCCGAGTTGACGAGCTTGAGAACCGCCTCGTAGAGCGCCCGAGAGCGATACCACTCCTGCATGATTATCCCCAAAACTTTTGGGCCTTGGAGGATTTAAGCTTTCCGCGGTTAAGGTTTATAACCTCCCACGAGAATTGGGGACAGGTGAGAAAATGAGAAAACTGTCAGTGCTGCTCCTGTTCATCATAATGGTCTCCACGCTCTCCTACGCTTTAGCTGAGACCCAGATAGACCCCAGCAAAATTCACTTCTACATGTACGGCATGGCCACCTGTCCCCATTGCCAGAACATGAAGAAAGTCATCCCCGAGATTTACGGCCCGGATAGCTTGACATACTATGAGCTCGTGAACAATGAGGAGAACCAGAAGCTCTTCGGCGAGCAGTACAAATACACCGGCATTATGGGAGTTCCTGCGATAGCAATAACCTACAACGGAACCCTCTACGCGATAATCGAGGGAGAGTTTAACGTCTCGGCGACACCCAAGATAATAGAGGCCGCCATGGAGAACAACGGGCTTATCCTCTTTGTTGCCGGCCAGGCTTACATCATTAAGAATGAGACAATCATACAGAAGCTCCAGACTATATATGTCGAGCACAGGCTTCCCGAGGTAGATACAACTGAGACTTCAGAGATTACAACCTCCACGCCGTCCGGAGATGAAACCACAAGCACAAACGAAAACAACGATAAAGTCTGCGGTCCTGGAATAATGGCCGTTCTCGTGGTAGTTCCCCTCGTTCTCCTGAGGAGAAGGCGCTGACCTTTTGTTCTCAACTTTTAGTTTTAGAAAGTCACAAAAAGCCATGGGCTGAAGTGACTACCATGAGGAGTGAAGTAAAGGCGCTGGCTATCATCCTCCTGGCTTCCTTTGGAATAAGCTCCTTAGCACTCTGGGCACTCGACTTAACTCACTTCATCCCGCAGTTCTTCACGCTCGCAATGAGTGACTCCATAAACCCGTGCACCTTCGTCATCTACACCATGCTGCTCATAGCACTCTCCGTTAGAGAGATTTCACGGAGGAGGCTCTACATCGTTGGGGCATCATTCATAGCGGCCGTCTACATCTCGTACTATCTTCTGGGCGTTGGCCTTCTCTACTTCGCTGGCCGCCTGCCTCTCTGGGCTGCCGGCGTTGCGGCCATAATCTTCGGCCTTTATACTATCGTCACTGGGTTAATGGAGAAGTCAAGGGTTTTCGGCAAGAGCGACCTCAGGAAGAAGATATTCAGCAGCGACGCAACGCTCCTAGGAGCTTTCACCCTCGGCGTCATAGTGTCGACGACTCTCCTTCCCTGCTCTGCCGGGAGCTATCTTGTCTATGCGATAATAATCTCAAAGAGCGGAAAAACGCTCGCCTTTCTCCTGCTTGCTCTCTACAACCTCGTCTTCGTGCTTCCGCTGGTGGTCATACTGCTGGCGATGGGAAGCGTCACAGAGAGTAAGCGCTTCTCCCAGGCGATGGTGAGGCACAGCAGGGAGCTGTCCGTGATAGCGGGGATACTGCTCATAGCGATAGGGATCTGGGTTCTCACGGGGGCCTCACTGTAGGCCTAACAGTGTCCCTACTTTTCTTTCAAACTCCCTAAAGTTCGGAACACCAATGAACTCAACGCGGTTGTTTATTAGTATCGTTGGAGTGCCAAGGATGTTGTGCTCCATAGCCTTTCTCTGTCCCTCGGGCGTTGCGACGCTCAGCTCCTTAGCTACCACTCCCTCGTACTTCCTCTCGAGCTCCCTTGCCATCTGGACTGCTATAGGACAATAGGGACATCCTGGGGCGGTGATAACCTCAATGACGACCTTAGGCCCTTTTGGCCTGACCTCTATCATCCCAGCCCTCTTCATCAGCTCGAGCATCTTTTTTCTCCTAATCATCTCCAGCTCGTCCATGGCCCCTCCCAAGATGAATGGAAGAAGAGTGAGTTTAAAAAGAAATCTTTGAAGGAAAATTCAATCGACCGCGCTTAGGTGAATAGCAAGCAGCAGGGCGAAGATTATGGCAAGGAGTATGTGCACCTTCTTCCAGTACCTCAGTATCTTGACGAACTTCTTGGCCATGGCACTGTCGTGCTTCTTTGCAGCTACTGTTACTTTGCCGTGAATGTAGCGTCCAACAAAGCCGCTGACGTTCAGCAGAACAAGTGTTATGGCCATGCTGAGACCGGTTATTCCAGCGAGGCCTGAGTAATTATCGCACGAGAAGAAGTGAACGAACACCAAAAGGGTACCTGTTATTGTGAGGACATGGTGAATGGTGATGGGGTAAATCGGTCCAAACACCGTCACGTAAGGCTGCTCAGGCTTTATCTCGAAGCCCCACTCGCTCGATTTCTTGTGGATTATCAGAAGTTTCCGCTTGGTTAGGGAGTAATAAACTACTCCAGTAGCAATCATCGCCACACCGACTACGGCGAAGGCGGTGTAGCCAGCCTCGTATTCGTCT
Protein-coding regions in this window:
- a CDS encoding PIN domain-containing protein — translated: MSSSYEIIEKPELQVLINILPEIVVSYPLYELPLFRAEPSEKGYKLDVLVDRHEFNEAVPEHLSYELPTYSDFYEAFISAGILRYDNINEFMKSLELYKYLRKGVAFAPDTNLFYHRFISGFRPLDGYQIVVAEGVQKEIENSMNYKYRHGQLSEMRKAVKNAHLLKEFSNRRVKKSRKAAYIALKEFERLKDRIIIAESVNELAHNNDEIIIKSLKRYDEMTPTLLVFLTADIAITDVAKIEGLEYFLFEYPTAELGRHEVSAYQLRTLIFNLAAVFGVVEVNGVTIFGEFGGKRGLNELKVIFPEQNRNYHEFMFHIKLCRRLIETMGEKRR
- a CDS encoding DUF2284 domain-containing protein, coding for MRVLWEREINAGEIVVSPRPVWKCMTCPMYGKRPSCPPHVPDWREAREWVSHFRKALIIKFEIDMDDFEAEKRKAILHLLKREEELFREGKMYAMALFPGSCNLCDDCPFERGEPCRMPTKVRPSVDAIGIEISRLVEIDFSESVLYGMLLVE
- a CDS encoding YbhB/YbcL family Raf kinase inhibitor-like protein produces the protein MDLEIGSVFHNGDFIPVEFTCDGENVNPPIFIGHIDPRAKSLVIIVDDPDAPGGTFTHWIAWNIPPLGEIQRGVPPMGEVDAPIHVVQGVNDFGKIGYSGPCPPRGHGVHHYHFKVYALDTELNLKPGATRRELEKAMEGHVIQWGELVGLYERK
- a CDS encoding PQ-loop domain-containing transporter, translated to MNGGEIIGLLGMLLLVSSWLPQTIETVKKKHCPLNLKFIVIYVVAATLLTIYSYIIGDWIFFTLNFLSALQSAINLVVKLLYP
- a CDS encoding CGP-CTERM sorting domain-containing protein — encoded protein: MRKLSVLLLFIIMVSTLSYALAETQIDPSKIHFYMYGMATCPHCQNMKKVIPEIYGPDSLTYYELVNNEENQKLFGEQYKYTGIMGVPAIAITYNGTLYAIIEGEFNVSATPKIIEAAMENNGLILFVAGQAYIIKNETIIQKLQTIYVEHRLPEVDTTETSEITTSTPSGDETTSTNENNDKVCGPGIMAVLVVVPLVLLRRRR
- a CDS encoding cytochrome c biogenesis CcdA family protein; this translates as MRSEVKALAIILLASFGISSLALWALDLTHFIPQFFTLAMSDSINPCTFVIYTMLLIALSVREISRRRLYIVGASFIAAVYISYYLLGVGLLYFAGRLPLWAAGVAAIIFGLYTIVTGLMEKSRVFGKSDLRKKIFSSDATLLGAFTLGVIVSTTLLPCSAGSYLVYAIIISKSGKTLAFLLLALYNLVFVLPLVVILLAMGSVTESKRFSQAMVRHSRELSVIAGILLIAIGIWVLTGASL
- a CDS encoding thioredoxin family protein, encoding MDELEMIRRKKMLELMKRAGMIEVRPKGPKVVIEVITAPGCPYCPIAVQMARELERKYEGVVAKELSVATPEGQRKAMEHNILGTPTILINNRVEFIGVPNFREFERKVGTLLGLQ